One part of the Desulfonema ishimotonii genome encodes these proteins:
- a CDS encoding substrate-binding periplasmic protein: MKNIAVVLILMIFSTTTYAQDRIRTIRLVAEEWEEYTGKDGNGLYWDVLRAVYEPAGISIQFDIVPWKRAQEMVRKHKADAIVGEYYRKNATGYLYPDWNIDEDTIVACFKKERFPLWKGEASLSGQKVAWVRGADFNMALDISPDYVEVDTRRSGLSMQSKDRFDIFLDFEEEIRNTAQEMQFDLTPYRMEPIFKDKSYLVFTDSERGRQLRRIYNQRMDKMVESAEVQGIYKKWGWDWSPEKAGR, from the coding sequence ATGAAGAACATCGCCGTTGTGTTAATTCTTATGATTTTTTCCACCACCACTTACGCGCAGGACCGCATCCGCACCATCCGGCTGGTGGCCGAGGAATGGGAGGAGTACACCGGTAAAGACGGGAACGGCCTTTACTGGGATGTTCTCCGGGCGGTCTACGAACCGGCCGGCATTTCGATTCAGTTTGACATCGTCCCGTGGAAGCGGGCCCAGGAGATGGTCAGAAAACATAAGGCCGACGCCATTGTCGGAGAGTACTACCGGAAAAACGCAACCGGCTATCTCTACCCGGACTGGAATATCGACGAGGACACCATTGTGGCGTGTTTCAAAAAAGAGCGGTTCCCCCTCTGGAAGGGCGAAGCGTCACTGAGCGGGCAAAAGGTGGCCTGGGTCCGGGGGGCTGATTTCAATATGGCCCTGGATATCTCCCCGGACTACGTTGAGGTGGATACCCGCAGGAGCGGCCTGTCCATGCAGAGTAAAGACCGGTTTGATATTTTTCTGGATTTTGAAGAGGAGATTCGCAATACCGCCCAGGAGATGCAGTTTGATCTGACCCCCTACCGGATGGAACCGATATTTAAGGATAAATCCTATCTGGTTTTTACAGACTCCGAACGGGGCCGTCAGTTGCGACGAATTTACAATCAGCGGATGGACAAAATGGTGGAATCCGCTGAAGTTCAGGGAATTTATAAAAAATGGGGATGGGACTGGTCGCCGGAAAAGGCCGGGCGCTGA
- a CDS encoding SLC13 family permease: MFLKSKGFQLCLAIGLGIIVFLLPRPEGTKFEVSGDADRVLYNSLSLHFNLIPDDKNPQHYILEAKTPGATEARHSFILEKAGALKLENVSVEYGNGLSPRAKRFLAVLVVLVFMFVSEPIPLELTAICIGVSLVAFGITDVKTAWAPYMHPVVVFIMCCLIFAISLDKAGITKRLGYFIIKKAGTSVTKFTFIIAIGLGLASAVMHDAAACAIGIVTMLPLMRAAGIEPNSRTAKFMMLSLPFACSCGGMGTLMGGGRCMVSAAFLKEFTGIEITFFEWIKYCMPAAILTVPVAVLIVYFVYRPNPKYKLPQFDEEIGPLTALEIKTVTIIGLTFCLWLTKGFHGIHYSITGMFGVTALVLFGVLKWEDINDNLEWGTALFIFGGGISLGLAMGYSGAAKYFAYLFFPLVQGGGWLLLFVGVGVFGALVTNAMANVAAAALILPIVIPMALLEGVDPTVLALCLGTATSFAMLLVIGCPPNAIAYSYRYFKSADLTRVGVVATPILLLILILVATTWWKFLGLV; this comes from the coding sequence ATGTTTCTGAAATCAAAGGGATTCCAACTCTGCCTGGCAATAGGACTCGGCATCATCGTTTTCCTGTTGCCCAGACCCGAAGGGACGAAATTTGAAGTCAGCGGTGATGCTGACCGAGTATTGTACAACAGTCTGAGCCTGCATTTCAACCTGATTCCGGACGATAAAAATCCTCAGCATTATATCCTGGAGGCAAAGACCCCCGGCGCAACCGAGGCCCGCCATTCCTTTATCTTGGAAAAGGCCGGTGCGCTGAAACTCGAAAACGTCTCCGTGGAATACGGAAACGGTCTTTCGCCCAGGGCCAAGCGGTTTCTGGCCGTTCTCGTGGTACTGGTTTTCATGTTCGTATCCGAGCCGATTCCCCTGGAGCTGACCGCCATCTGTATCGGTGTCTCCCTGGTGGCCTTCGGGATTACGGACGTCAAAACCGCATGGGCCCCCTACATGCACCCGGTGGTGGTTTTTATCATGTGCTGCCTCATCTTCGCCATTTCCCTGGACAAGGCGGGCATCACCAAGCGTCTCGGCTATTTTATCATCAAAAAGGCGGGCACCAGCGTCACCAAATTCACCTTTATCATTGCCATCGGCCTGGGGCTGGCCTCTGCGGTCATGCACGACGCAGCCGCCTGTGCCATCGGAATTGTCACCATGCTGCCCCTGATGCGGGCGGCAGGCATCGAGCCGAACTCCAGAACGGCCAAGTTCATGATGCTGTCGCTCCCCTTTGCCTGCTCCTGCGGCGGCATGGGCACGCTCATGGGCGGAGGCCGCTGTATGGTTTCGGCGGCATTTCTCAAGGAGTTCACGGGCATCGAAATCACCTTTTTCGAGTGGATCAAATATTGTATGCCTGCCGCCATCCTGACGGTCCCGGTGGCCGTGCTGATCGTCTATTTTGTCTACCGGCCCAACCCCAAATACAAGCTGCCACAGTTTGACGAAGAGATCGGCCCCCTGACCGCCCTGGAGATCAAGACCGTGACCATCATCGGCCTTACCTTCTGTCTGTGGCTGACCAAGGGGTTTCACGGCATCCACTATTCGATTACCGGGATGTTCGGAGTGACGGCCCTGGTCCTGTTCGGCGTATTGAAATGGGAAGATATTAATGATAATCTGGAATGGGGAACGGCTCTCTTTATTTTTGGCGGCGGCATCTCCCTGGGCCTGGCAATGGGATATTCCGGGGCCGCGAAATACTTTGCCTACCTCTTCTTCCCGCTCGTACAGGGCGGGGGGTGGCTCCTGCTCTTTGTGGGGGTCGGCGTCTTTGGCGCACTGGTGACCAACGCCATGGCCAATGTCGCTGCGGCAGCGCTGATTCTGCCCATTGTCATTCCCATGGCCCTGCTGGAAGGGGTCGATCCCACGGTTCTGGCCCTCTGTCTGGGAACGGCCACCTCGTTCGCCATGCTGCTGGTGATCGGGTGCCCGCCCAACGCCATTGCGTACAGCTACCGGTATTTCAAATCTGCCGACCTGACACGGGTTGGCGTGGTGGCCACCCCCATTCTGTTGCTGATTCTGATTCTGGTGGCGACCACATGGTGGAAATTTCTGGGGCTGGTATAA
- a CDS encoding response regulator: MKKKFKILIADRNPHVREFLRREMAGPGYRVRLAENGREVLKFIYGDEFVDLLILDPDLPDTDAPALLRKLQNRLPYIPVVLHTFIADLGHCPDIFNVVAVVEKGGSSVERLKTVVYEILAKDRAKEKIRNNMQSAGQKKAAPATGGKDEQK, encoded by the coding sequence GTGAAAAAAAAATTTAAAATATTAATTGCCGATCGCAACCCCCATGTCCGCGAGTTTCTGAGGCGGGAAATGGCCGGTCCGGGATATCGGGTTCGGCTGGCTGAAAACGGCAGAGAGGTTCTGAAATTTATCTATGGTGATGAGTTTGTGGATCTGCTGATCCTCGACCCGGATCTGCCGGACACCGATGCGCCTGCCCTGCTGCGGAAACTTCAGAACCGGCTGCCCTATATTCCGGTGGTACTCCACACCTTCATTGCAGACCTCGGTCACTGCCCGGATATCTTCAACGTCGTTGCCGTTGTTGAAAAAGGCGGCAGCAGCGTTGAACGGCTGAAGACCGTTGTATATGAGATCCTGGCAAAAGACCGCGCAAAAGAGAAGATAAGGAACAACATGCAATCGGCCGGACAGAAGAAAGCAGCCCCCGCGACAGGTGGAAAAGATGAGCAGAAATGA
- a CDS encoding response regulator: MADQTRQSPTAGERIRLLLVDDEEGYLNVLSNRLGKRGMDVVRARSGAEAIQILRRQEFDVSVLDLRMEDMDGIEVLRIFKKMAPTLMVIMLTGHGSEKAARDGIALGAFGYLSKPCDISELVARIQEACRSRKITGSPPAGTSGV; encoded by the coding sequence ATGGCTGATCAAACCCGACAATCACCGACTGCGGGAGAACGGATACGGCTCCTTTTAGTGGATGATGAGGAGGGGTATCTGAACGTTCTGTCAAACCGGCTGGGGAAGCGGGGAATGGATGTGGTCAGGGCCCGAAGCGGGGCCGAGGCGATTCAGATCCTTCGCAGACAGGAATTCGACGTGTCGGTTCTCGATCTCCGAATGGAGGATATGGATGGCATTGAAGTCCTCCGGATTTTCAAAAAAATGGCCCCCACCCTGATGGTGATCATGCTGACCGGGCACGGCTCGGAAAAGGCCGCCAGAGACGGGATTGCGCTCGGCGCATTCGGCTACCTGTCGAAGCCGTGTGACATCAGCGAACTGGTCGCCAGGATTCAGGAGGCCTGCCGGAGCCGGAAAATTACCGGATCGCCTCCGGCAGGCACATCCGGGGTGTAA
- a CDS encoding restriction endonuclease, with amino-acid sequence MATEDQYVEKIKNFSWQTLGCLWRSIKERHTPGWENGKAFEYMVLQAFRLEGAEVRWPYRVRLNGTEIEQIDGIIYIDGFACLTECKDYDRNVNFEPISKIRSQLMRRPVATIASIFSSSDFTEPAVTLANFIQPQTILLWNGREVEYCIHRKAFSRSLINKYRKCVEFGIHDYDVTIEDEL; translated from the coding sequence ATGGCAACCGAAGATCAGTATGTTGAAAAAATAAAGAACTTTTCATGGCAGACCCTCGGATGTTTGTGGCGCTCTATCAAAGAGCGGCATACACCGGGATGGGAGAACGGAAAAGCCTTTGAATATATGGTATTGCAGGCCTTCAGGCTTGAGGGGGCCGAGGTGCGCTGGCCGTACCGGGTTCGGTTGAACGGAACCGAAATCGAACAGATTGACGGCATTATCTATATTGACGGTTTCGCCTGTCTGACGGAATGTAAAGACTACGACAGAAATGTCAATTTTGAGCCAATTTCCAAGATCAGAAGCCAGTTGATGCGGCGGCCGGTTGCAACCATTGCGAGTATTTTCAGCAGCAGTGACTTTACAGAGCCTGCGGTAACGTTAGCCAATTTTATCCAGCCCCAGACGATTTTACTCTGGAACGGCAGGGAGGTTGAATACTGTATTCACCGGAAAGCATTTTCCAGGTCATTGATCAACAAATACCGAAAATGTGTCGAGTTCGGGATACACGACTATGACGTTACGATTGAGGACGAACTATGA
- a CDS encoding sensor histidine kinase has product MTDTPHKKNMRLLLVDDEEQFREALARRLKKRGMTPVQAANGPECLAILETHPADVIVSDVKMPGMDGIELLGLIKAQHPETEVILLTGHGNTSEGVAGIKSGAFDYLMKPLEFDHLFSKIRQACEKVDRLREQREEAEFRKNMEQQMIITERLAALGTLATGVAHEINNPLAIIRESVGWMSLMLRKEELADMPRKADFEKALDKIEKGVERARRITHQLLGFVRKNDAVSAEVHPEELIEEALRLLARETAYKEIDIDCVVDDDARTLFSDPYQIRQILLNLITNAVHATGSRGRISVRVKAAGASVQISITDTGQGIPEENLNRIFEPFFTTKCPGKGTGLGLFVSRGIVQRLGGTIFVASQLGKGTTFTISLPRSGQPLREEIESPEHTRFSILSKIKKVLQ; this is encoded by the coding sequence ATGACAGATACACCGCATAAAAAAAATATGCGCCTGCTGCTGGTCGATGACGAGGAGCAGTTCCGGGAGGCCCTGGCACGGCGGCTGAAAAAAAGAGGCATGACGCCCGTGCAGGCGGCAAACGGCCCTGAATGTCTGGCGATTCTTGAAACGCATCCGGCAGATGTGATCGTGTCGGATGTGAAGATGCCGGGGATGGACGGCATTGAACTGCTGGGGCTGATCAAAGCGCAGCATCCCGAAACCGAAGTGATTCTCCTCACCGGCCACGGCAACACGTCCGAAGGGGTGGCGGGTATCAAGTCCGGCGCCTTTGACTACCTGATGAAACCCCTGGAGTTCGATCATCTTTTCAGCAAGATCCGTCAGGCCTGCGAAAAGGTTGATCGGCTCCGGGAACAGCGGGAAGAGGCTGAGTTCAGAAAGAATATGGAGCAGCAGATGATCATCACCGAGCGGCTGGCTGCCCTGGGCACGCTGGCAACGGGGGTGGCCCATGAGATCAACAATCCCCTGGCGATTATCCGGGAATCGGTCGGCTGGATGTCCCTGATGCTCCGAAAAGAGGAGCTGGCGGATATGCCCCGGAAAGCCGATTTTGAAAAGGCGCTGGATAAAATCGAAAAAGGGGTGGAGCGGGCCCGGCGGATCACCCATCAACTTCTGGGGTTTGTCCGGAAAAACGATGCGGTTTCCGCAGAGGTGCATCCTGAGGAACTCATCGAAGAGGCCCTCCGGCTGCTGGCCCGGGAGACGGCCTATAAGGAGATTGATATCGACTGTGTCGTTGATGACGACGCCCGGACGCTTTTCAGCGATCCCTACCAGATCCGGCAGATTCTGCTGAACCTCATCACCAATGCGGTTCACGCCACCGGCAGCAGGGGGCGCATTTCGGTCCGGGTGAAGGCTGCCGGCGCATCGGTTCAGATCAGTATCACAGATACCGGGCAGGGTATCCCGGAGGAAAACCTGAACCGGATCTTTGAGCCGTTTTTCACCACCAAATGCCCCGGCAAGGGGACCGGGCTGGGCCTCTTTGTCTCCCGTGGCATTGTTCAGCGGCTGGGCGGGACCATATTTGTCGCCAGCCAGCTGGGAAAGGGCACGACATTTACGATCAGTCTGCCCCGGAGCGGGCAGCCGCTCCGGGAAGAGATTGAATCGCCGGAACACACCCGTTTCAGCATACTCAGTAAAATAAAAAAAGTCCTGCAATAG
- a CDS encoding response regulator has product MTIANVLLVDDEAPFVETMTKRLTKRDLSIRNAFSGVEALEKLDGDPNIEVVILDVRMPEMDGIETLKLIKARYPLTEVIMLTGHATVETGIDGMKIGAFDYLMKPCDMEVLLEKVGEAAAQKRRHEEKIIEARMKEITGRRA; this is encoded by the coding sequence ATGACGATCGCAAATGTATTGCTGGTAGACGATGAAGCCCCTTTTGTGGAGACAATGACCAAGCGTCTTACCAAAAGGGATCTCAGCATCCGAAACGCATTCAGCGGAGTGGAAGCCCTGGAAAAACTGGACGGGGACCCCAATATCGAGGTGGTCATTCTGGATGTCAGGATGCCGGAAATGGACGGTATTGAAACCCTGAAACTGATCAAGGCGAGATATCCGCTGACCGAGGTCATCATGCTGACCGGGCATGCGACCGTGGAAACCGGCATTGACGGGATGAAGATCGGCGCATTCGACTATCTGATGAAACCCTGTGACATGGAAGTACTGCTTGAGAAAGTCGGAGAGGCTGCCGCACAGAAGCGGCGGCATGAGGAAAAAATTATCGAGGCCCGGATGAAGGAAATCACGGGACGACGTGCGTAG
- a CDS encoding sensor histidine kinase: MSRNENHTPRYYQTLTRRMVLILIVVSFTPMILVSGFILNQFRVSYQEKIYAHLGELVLKHKHNIDLFLREKLSDIRFVADVYSLQELSSEDTLREKLTSLRREYGTVFEDLGVISAGGLQIAYAGPFKLEHADYSDAEWFREALNNPYFVSDVFPGLRGKPHFIVSVRNIREGTPWILRATIDFLAFNSLVENLRIGQTGFAFILDRDGNFQTRPFFASAENNAKRLYNFLKNGKKMPSGVHIAERKDESGQTHIYVGAFLKEEEWLLIYRQNQTDAFADLVHAQKIAILLLAMGGLCIVITAILISRRMVGRITVADREKEMMNRQVIETGKLASVGELAAGIAHEINNPVAIMVEEAGWIGDLLEEEDLKQCKNLEEFYRALKQIHTQGKRCKEITHKLLSFARKTDTRIQDVALNTLIEEMVSLSAQQAKYSNVNITTHLRPDIPTLRLSQTELQQVLLNLINNALYAMDGTGGTIDITSRREDAHIVIGVADTGSGIPRANLSRIFDPFFTTKPVGKGSGLGLSICYGIIKKMGGDIDVTSVMGEGTTFSIWLPVTAGSPPEGTADRDGQLSQA; the protein is encoded by the coding sequence ATGAGCAGAAATGAAAATCATACCCCCCGCTATTACCAGACGTTAACCCGGAGGATGGTCCTGATCCTCATCGTGGTCTCCTTTACGCCCATGATTCTGGTCAGCGGCTTTATTCTGAACCAGTTCCGGGTCTCTTACCAGGAAAAGATATATGCCCATCTGGGCGAGCTGGTTCTCAAGCACAAGCACAATATCGACCTGTTTCTCAGGGAAAAGCTGAGCGATATACGGTTTGTGGCCGACGTCTATTCCCTTCAGGAACTCAGCTCCGAGGATACCCTCCGGGAGAAACTGACCTCGCTCCGCCGGGAGTACGGGACGGTGTTCGAGGATCTGGGGGTTATCAGCGCAGGCGGCCTGCAGATCGCCTACGCCGGGCCATTCAAACTGGAACATGCGGACTATTCCGATGCGGAATGGTTCAGGGAGGCCCTGAACAATCCGTATTTTGTCAGCGATGTGTTTCCGGGCCTGCGGGGCAAGCCCCATTTCATCGTCTCCGTCCGGAATATCCGGGAGGGGACGCCCTGGATTCTGCGGGCGACCATCGACTTTCTCGCCTTTAACTCCCTGGTGGAAAACCTCCGCATCGGCCAGACGGGGTTTGCGTTTATTCTCGACAGGGATGGCAACTTCCAGACCCGCCCCTTTTTCGCGTCTGCGGAGAACAACGCGAAACGTCTCTATAATTTTCTCAAAAACGGGAAAAAGATGCCCAGCGGGGTCCATATTGCAGAACGGAAAGACGAGTCCGGGCAGACGCATATCTACGTGGGCGCGTTTCTTAAGGAAGAGGAGTGGCTGCTCATCTACCGGCAGAACCAGACGGACGCCTTTGCCGATCTGGTGCATGCCCAGAAAATCGCCATCCTCCTTCTCGCCATGGGCGGCCTCTGTATCGTTATCACAGCGATTCTCATTTCCCGGCGGATGGTGGGCCGCATCACGGTGGCAGACCGCGAAAAGGAGATGATGAACCGGCAGGTCATTGAAACCGGCAAGCTGGCCTCTGTCGGAGAGCTGGCGGCCGGAATCGCCCACGAGATCAACAACCCCGTGGCGATCATGGTGGAGGAGGCCGGATGGATCGGCGACCTGCTGGAGGAGGAAGACCTGAAACAGTGCAAAAACCTTGAGGAGTTTTACCGGGCGCTGAAACAGATTCACACCCAGGGGAAACGGTGCAAGGAGATCACCCACAAGCTGCTGAGCTTTGCCCGGAAGACAGATACCCGGATTCAGGACGTGGCCCTCAACACGCTGATCGAGGAGATGGTCAGCCTGTCGGCCCAGCAGGCCAAGTACAGCAATGTGAACATCACAACCCATCTCCGACCCGATATACCGACGCTCCGGCTCTCCCAGACGGAACTTCAGCAGGTGCTTCTCAACCTCATCAACAACGCCCTCTACGCCATGGACGGCACGGGGGGGACCATTGATATCACCTCCCGGCGCGAAGATGCCCATATCGTTATCGGGGTGGCCGATACCGGCAGCGGCATTCCCCGGGCCAATCTTTCCAGAATATTCGACCCCTTTTTCACCACCAAGCCGGTGGGCAAAGGGAGCGGGCTGGGGCTGTCGATCTGTTACGGCATCATCAAAAAGATGGGCGGCGATATCGACGTTACCAGTGTGATGGGTGAGGGAACGACCTTCAGCATCTGGTTGCCGGTAACTGCCGGTTCCCCGCCGGAAGGCACAGCAGATAGGGACGGACAGCTTTCACAGGCATAA
- a CDS encoding acyl-CoA dehydrogenase family protein yields MDFNPCMKHKVARKIVREFAETELAPLVHDMDREARFPWEIIEKMRPLGFFGLQIPRAYGGAGVDSISYAIVIEELSRVSAAVGLCVTVHNSVGAWPIVRFGTDVQKKRFLPVLAGGDRIGAFCLTEANAGSDAGGVETHAVRDEDGYLINGTKIFVTNGGICGMALVFAVTDPDNPRHGASVFVVENDTPGFSVGEIEDLCGMRANPVSSLFFEDCHVPERNLLGRPGQGLKIGLAALDTGRIGVAAQALGIAQGAFEASVRYARERQQFGKPIAAFQTIQNYLADMSTEIDAGRLLLYRACAYKDAGQPFGPEAAKAKLYCSGLAKRVTDLAVQIHGGYGYSKEYDVERYFRDAKVTEIYEGTSEIQRMVISRAVLARPS; encoded by the coding sequence ATGGATTTCAACCCTTGCATGAAGCATAAGGTGGCGCGCAAAATCGTCCGGGAGTTTGCCGAAACCGAGCTGGCCCCGCTGGTTCACGATATGGACCGGGAGGCCCGGTTTCCCTGGGAGATCATCGAAAAGATGCGCCCCCTCGGTTTTTTCGGCCTCCAGATCCCCAGGGCCTACGGCGGGGCCGGGGTGGACAGCATCAGCTATGCCATCGTTATTGAAGAACTTTCCCGCGTGAGCGCTGCCGTGGGGCTGTGCGTGACCGTCCACAACAGCGTGGGGGCATGGCCCATTGTCCGGTTCGGAACCGACGTGCAGAAAAAACGGTTTCTGCCGGTCCTGGCCGGGGGCGACCGGATCGGGGCGTTCTGCCTGACCGAGGCCAACGCCGGTTCGGACGCGGGCGGTGTGGAGACCCACGCCGTCCGGGACGAAGACGGCTATCTGATCAACGGAACCAAGATATTTGTGACCAACGGCGGCATCTGCGGCATGGCCCTGGTCTTTGCCGTGACCGATCCCGACAATCCCCGCCACGGGGCCAGCGTCTTTGTGGTGGAAAATGACACGCCCGGATTTTCAGTGGGCGAAATCGAGGATCTGTGCGGCATGAGGGCCAACCCGGTCTCCTCCCTCTTCTTCGAAGACTGCCACGTTCCGGAGCGGAACCTGCTGGGACGCCCCGGGCAGGGGCTGAAAATCGGTCTGGCCGCCCTGGACACGGGCCGTATCGGCGTTGCGGCCCAGGCCCTGGGCATTGCCCAGGGAGCCTTTGAGGCATCTGTCCGGTATGCCAGGGAACGGCAGCAGTTCGGGAAGCCCATTGCCGCTTTTCAGACGATCCAGAACTATCTGGCGGACATGTCCACGGAGATTGACGCCGGGCGGCTTCTGCTCTACCGGGCCTGTGCATATAAGGATGCCGGACAGCCTTTCGGGCCGGAGGCCGCCAAGGCCAAGCTCTATTGCAGCGGCCTTGCCAAGCGGGTGACGGATCTGGCGGTTCAGATTCACGGGGGCTACGGGTACAGCAAGGAGTATGATGTGGAGCGGTACTTCCGGGATGCCAAGGTCACGGAGATCTACGAAGGGACCAGCGAGATTCAGCGCATGGTCATCTCCCGCGCCGTGCTGGCCCGGCCGAGCTGA
- a CDS encoding response regulator has product MIKIPTRILIVDDEEDFVEMLSLRLQETGEKVTQAYNGRECLDILGKESDKIDVVILDIRMPGMDGIQVLKEIRQRFPLVEVIMLTGHGTTESAVEGMRLGAYDYLLKPADFEELSQKLEGARKRRDEQVDRIREAEAKLLVRRTGGT; this is encoded by the coding sequence ATGATCAAAATACCTACCCGAATATTGATCGTGGACGACGAAGAGGACTTTGTGGAAATGCTTTCGCTGAGGCTTCAGGAAACCGGCGAAAAAGTCACCCAGGCCTATAACGGCCGGGAGTGTCTGGATATCCTGGGAAAGGAAAGCGATAAGATCGACGTGGTCATTCTGGACATCAGAATGCCGGGCATGGATGGCATCCAGGTTCTGAAAGAGATCCGGCAGCGGTTCCCCCTGGTCGAGGTCATTATGCTCACCGGGCACGGGACCACCGAAAGCGCCGTGGAGGGAATGCGCCTCGGTGCCTACGATTATCTTCTGAAACCGGCGGATTTTGAAGAACTGTCACAAAAGCTGGAGGGGGCCAGAAAGCGGAGAGATGAACAGGTCGACCGGATCAGGGAGGCTGAGGCCAAACTGCTGGTCAGACGCACCGGCGGTACGTGA
- a CDS encoding electron transfer flavoprotein subunit beta/FixA family protein, whose translation MLKLIVCIKQVPMVSELPWDSRTGTLKREMADGMINPACKHALEAALQLRHRYGAHITALTMGPPMAQECLHEAIAMGADRGILMTDRRMAGADTLITSFTLARAIEKACPDFDLVLCGCHTSDSETAQVGPQLAEELDVAGVTYAEHMEVHGRTLRMERESDDFLETLEMDLPGLVTVTTRKYTPRYAPLTGLYDAFDAPDILTLDADALGLDPKVIGMKASPTRILNVRSATAEKENIVLKGAVKRMINTLFHEFGDKISGAMGKDLKTHDHDDEEE comes from the coding sequence ATGCTGAAACTGATTGTTTGTATCAAACAGGTTCCCATGGTTTCCGAACTCCCGTGGGATTCGCGGACCGGAACACTGAAGCGCGAGATGGCCGACGGGATGATCAACCCCGCCTGCAAACACGCACTGGAGGCGGCCCTGCAACTCAGACACCGGTACGGTGCCCACATCACGGCCCTCACAATGGGGCCGCCCATGGCACAGGAATGTCTGCACGAGGCCATTGCAATGGGCGCGGACCGGGGCATTCTGATGACCGACCGGCGCATGGCCGGGGCCGACACCCTGATCACCTCTTTCACCCTTGCGCGGGCCATTGAAAAGGCGTGCCCGGATTTTGACCTGGTGCTGTGCGGCTGCCACACCAGCGACAGCGAGACCGCCCAGGTCGGGCCCCAGCTTGCCGAGGAGCTTGACGTGGCCGGTGTCACCTATGCGGAGCATATGGAAGTTCACGGGCGGACCCTGAGAATGGAGCGGGAGTCGGATGACTTTCTCGAAACCCTGGAGATGGATCTGCCCGGTCTCGTCACGGTGACAACCCGCAAATATACCCCCCGCTATGCCCCGCTGACCGGGCTTTATGACGCATTTGACGCACCGGATATTCTCACGCTCGACGCGGACGCCCTGGGGCTGGACCCCAAGGTCATCGGCATGAAGGCCTCGCCCACGCGGATTCTGAATGTCCGCTCCGCCACGGCCGAAAAGGAGAATATTGTCCTGAAAGGCGCTGTGAAGCGGATGATCAACACCCTGTTCCATGAGTTCGGGGATAAAATCAGCGGCGCAATGGGCAAGGATCTTAAAACCCACGACCACGACGATGAAGAAGAATGA
- a CDS encoding superoxide dismutase [Ni] — protein sequence MRKVSVLPVILIVFALLTAGSALAHCEIPCGIYDDGLRVKLIYEHAGTIEKSMRQIQALSRETPVNYNQLIRWVSNKEAHADKIQHIVSQYFLTQRIKPDAKAYEKKLAVLHQLLVCAMKCKQTTDVENVDRLRALAKEFETLYFDHSHK from the coding sequence ATGAGAAAAGTGTCTGTTTTGCCCGTCATATTGATCGTTTTCGCCCTGCTGACCGCAGGAAGTGCCCTGGCCCATTGTGAAATCCCGTGCGGGATTTATGACGATGGCCTGCGCGTCAAACTGATCTACGAACACGCCGGAACCATCGAAAAGTCAATGAGACAGATTCAGGCCCTGAGCCGGGAGACGCCGGTCAATTACAATCAGCTGATCCGGTGGGTTTCCAACAAGGAAGCCCATGCAGATAAAATTCAGCATATTGTCTCCCAGTATTTTCTGACCCAGCGCATTAAGCCGGACGCCAAGGCGTATGAAAAAAAACTGGCCGTGCTGCACCAGCTTCTTGTCTGTGCCATGAAGTGCAAGCAGACGACCGACGTTGAAAATGTGGACCGGCTCCGGGCGCTGGCCAAAGAATTTGAAACCCTCTATTTTGATCACAGTCATAAATAA
- a CDS encoding methyl-accepting chemotaxis protein — MKSIEDVAFQTNLLSLNAAVEAARAGEGGAGFAVVAGEVRSLSAKTSKLAQNTSDLLARITRKVGDGSEMLAEANDKFSEIVKGSVMTATQVREIATSSGEQTDGIEQVNRGVLEIDRVAQENAGCAEEYASVSGKLSSQAERMKAFMEELMKIIGES, encoded by the coding sequence ATCAAGTCCATTGAGGATGTGGCATTTCAGACCAATCTTCTGTCCCTCAATGCCGCGGTTGAGGCGGCAAGGGCCGGAGAGGGCGGGGCCGGATTTGCCGTGGTGGCGGGGGAAGTCCGAAGCCTTTCCGCAAAGACCTCGAAACTGGCACAGAACACCTCTGATCTGCTGGCACGTATCACCCGAAAGGTGGGAGATGGTTCGGAAATGCTGGCGGAAGCCAACGACAAATTTTCAGAAATTGTCAAAGGTTCCGTGATGACGGCAACCCAGGTCAGGGAGATTGCGACCTCTTCAGGCGAACAGACCGATGGCATTGAACAGGTTAACAGAGGCGTCCTTGAGATAGACCGGGTGGCTCAGGAAAATGCGGGCTGTGCCGAGGAATATGCCTCCGTTTCCGGCAAACTGAGTTCTCAGGCTGAACGGATGAAAGCCTTCATGGAAGAACTGATGAAAATCATCGGCGAAAGTTAG